The DNA segment CAATATTGGAAAATCTAAAGCAACACTTTTTGACAAAGAGAGTCAGGTAAATGTAACCTTTAATGATGTTGCAGGACTCGAAGAAGCCAAACAAGAGGTAATGGAAATCGTCGATTTCCTTAAAAACCCAAAAAAATACACCAATCTGGGAGGTAAAATTCCTAAAGGAGCATTATTGGTTGGTTCACCAGGTACAGGTAAAACCTTATTGGCAAAAGCTGTTGCTGGTGAAGCTCAGGTTCCTTTTTTCTCTCTATCAGGTTCAGACTTCGTAGAGATGTTTGTTGGGGTAGGTGCATCACGTGTGCGTGATTTGTTTAAACAAGCCAAAGATAAAGCGCCATGTATCATCTTCATCGATGAGGTGGATGCCATTGGTCGTGCCAGAGGAAAAAACAGCATGATGGGTGGAAATGACGAACGCGAAAACACCCTGAATCAGCTATTGGTGGAGATGGATGGATTTGGTACAGATTCAGGAATTATCATTCTTGCTGCAACAAACCGACCTGATGTATTAGACTCAGCATTGCTTAGACCGGGTCGTTTCGACAGACAGATTTCTATCGACAAGCCAGACCTGGTAGGTCGTGAACAGATCTTCAAAGTCCATTTGAAACCAATCAAAACGGATGAAGTAGTAGACGCCAAAAAGCTGTCTGCACAAACTCCTGGGTTTGCTGGTGCTGAAATCGCCAACGTTTGTAACGAAGCTGCTTTAATTGCCGCCAGACGCAATAAGGAATCTGTAGATATGCAGGACTTCCAGGATGCAATTGACCGTGTAATCGGTGGATTAGAAAAGAAAAATAAAATCATCTCTCCGGAAGAGAAAAGAATAGTTGCCTACCATGAAGCAGGCCATGCCATCGCAGGCTGGTTCCTTGAACATGCAGATCCTTTGGTAAAAGTATCCATTGTTCCTCGTGGCGTTGCTGCATTGGGATATGCTCAGTACCTTCCTAAGGAACAATTCTTATATACTACCGAGCAGTTAACAGACGGTATGTGTATGACCATGGGAGGAAGAGTTGCAGAAGACATCGTTTTTGGCAAAATCTCGACTGGTGCTCAAAATGATTTAGAGCGTATTACCAAGCTTTCTTATGCAATGGTAACGATTTATGGAATGAACAGTACTATTGGCAATGTGTCTTTTCATGATCCTCAGAATGAATATAATTTCAACAAGCCTTATTCTGAAAAAACATCAGAACTGATTGATATAGAAGTTCGTAAACTGGTAGAAGAAGTTTACATCAGAACCAAACAGCTTTTAACCGATAAAAGAGATGGTTTGGAGAAATTAGCTCAGAAACTATTGGAAAAAGAGATCTTATTCCAGGCTGATCTGGAAGAGATTTTAGGCAAACGTCCTTTTGATAACCGTACCACTTACGACGAATTTGTAAATGGAACCGGTGATCAAAAACCTGCTGCCGAAGGGCTATTACACAATGGTATTGGTGAAGCAACTGATATTGCTGCTCCAACCAGCCCTGCTCAAACAGAATCTTAAACTCATTTTCGATGAGCAGCCCACTACTTACGAATAGGTGGACTGCTCATCCTTTTTTTTATGCAAGAAAACAGATCTTCTAAAGAATTAATGCTAAAAAAGATAAGGAAAGCCCTTTTAGAAAAGCGCGACAATCCCTATCCGAATCTGGAAGATACACCGCTATATCCAAAAAGCGATGAAATGCCAGAAATTATGTTCGCGGAAGAGCTGACTGCTGTTTCCGGTAATTTTATTTACTGCGAAAATGGACTGGAATTCATCGAAAACATATTACAACTGGCAGAAAAATTCAACTGGAGAAAAATCTACTGCTGGGAGCCAGAATTACAACGGCTTTTATCCGAGTACGAATTCCCTTTTTATCAGACAGACAAGGACTTTGAACTTGCAGAAGTAGGAATCACCCTTTGTGAAGCTTTGATTGCCCGTAATGGCTCCATAATGGTTTCTAACGAAAATGCAGCCGGAAGAAGACTTAGTATCTTCCCACATCATCACATTGTAATTGCGAGAACAGGACAACTCGTCCTCGATCTAAAGGATGCTTTTAAACTCATTAAAAACAAATACGGAGATCAACTCCCCTCCATGATCAGTACGATCACAGGACCAAGCAGAACCGCCGATATTGAAAAAACATTGGTACTCGGAGCGCATGGACCTAAAGAATTATTTGTATTTTTAATTGACGATTTTTCTTAATCGTTTTATTTTTCAATTAATTAATCCTAATTTTATACTGTACACCAAATCAGTATACGGTTCAAAATGGGCGAAAAAAGAAACATACATTCAGTTATTATAGGTACTGGTAGTTATATTCCAGAAAATATCATCTCAGGTGACGCCTTTTTAAATTCTACATTTTACGATAACGGAGTCGCTCTCGATAAGGATATCCACGAAATCATCAATAAATTTACGGAGATCACAGAGATCAAAGAAAGGCGGTATATTGATGATAATTTAACCAGCAGCGACATGGCAGTTATCGCTGCACAACGCGCGGTTGATCATGCAGGAATAGACAAAGAAAGCCTCGATCACATCATATTTTGCCACAACTTTGGAGATGTCAAACTTGGCAGTAATAGAATGGATATCCTGCCTGCGCTTGCCGCCAAAGTAAAACAAATGCTTCAGATAGAAAATCCGGACTGTGTTGCATACGATCTGATATTTGGATGCCCGGGCTGGGTACAAGGAGCCATTCAGGCCAATTATCTGATTCAAAGCGGAGATGCGTCAAGGGTGATGGTTATAGGAGCGGAAACCCTTTCAAGAATCACAGACGCTCACGATAGAGATACGATGATCTTTTCAGATGGTGCCGCCGCAGTGATTTTTGAAGCTAAATCCTCAGCAGAAGACTTGGGAATTATTGCCCATAAAACGCAAACTTATGCGGTTAATTTTGGCTCATTGTTAACGATGGGGAAAAGCAATAACCCTGCTGAAACCAATGGAAATATGTATCTGAAAATGAATGGCCGTAAACTCTATGAATTTGCAGTTACAAATGTTCCACAGGTTGTCAAAAAAGCAATTGATAAAGCAGAAATAGACATAAAAGACATCAAAATCGTATTTATTCACCAGGCAAACGGTAAAATGGACCATGCCATCATGAAGCGTCTCTTCAAACTATACGATATAGACACTGTTCCTGATAATCTGGTGCCAATGTCTATTTGCTGGCTTGGAAACAGCTCTGTGGCAACCGTACCGACCTTACTTGACCTGGTTTGGAAGGGAAATGTAAACGGATACCAGATTAATAAAGGAGATTATGCTGTATTTGCATCAGTAGGGGCAGGAATGCACATAAACGCTTTTGTTTACCGCTTTTAACGCAAATAATTTTTAGAAAAAATCAGAAACATCCTTCTTTTTCATTAAATTTGATTAGCCTAAAAATCAAATCAATGACGCCATGAGAAAAATATTTCCTTTTTTAATTGCAATAATATCGCTTAACTCTTGCTCCAGATATTATGTCAGCACCTTAGAAAGTTCAAACACTCTCAAAAATGAGACTACGGGAGAGTTCAAATTTGAGAATGATACCCTTGCCATTACCTACAATTTTCATGGCGTTAATGCCCCAATCAGCATTGAAATTTACAACAAGCTCAATGAACCTTTATATATTAACTGGCAAAAGTCCGCCTTGATAAAGGGGGATAGGGCAACCAGCTATTCAGGAAGACAACTCACATTTAATGCTAAATTGTCTGGAAGCTCCCTGGAAGGCCTTGAGTACATTAATAATCTGAAGACCACCGATTATGACGCGAAAATTTCGGGAGCCGCAACTTTACCAGAAGAAATTAGCTTCATTCCTCCGAAATCCCGCATTACAAAGATCCCATTAAAATTGGCTCAAATCGATTATAAGGCCATTTCCGACACCTTATACCAGCGTTCTTATATTTCCCTAACCGGCCGACCAGGAGTATGGGGGAAAGAGGCAAGCTTTAATTCACAAAACAGCCCATTAAATTTCAAAAGTTATTTAACGCTTTATACGCAAAAGGGAAATGACCAGAATAATTTCTCTTTACGCCAAGATTTCTATATTTCTAATCTAATTAAAACAGCTGCAAATCCAAAAGTGATGACGGCTCTGGAAAGTAAGCCTGGTAATATTTTCTATTACTCGGAAACAACCGGATATGGAAAAGCAATGACCGGAGTTGGAATCGGCGCCCTTGCCGTAGGTGTTGCCGCTGCAGATGCAAGCCTCAATAAAGAGGAAAGAAAAGGTAATTAAACTACTTTATACGATTTAATCCTGCTTTAGCCTGCGTCTCAATACTGCTTTCATACTCATGATTTTTCATTTGGATGGCAGTATTGAAACTCGCTTTAGCTTTGGAATAGTTTTTCTGTCGTTCATAAATCTTCCCCATTTGTAAAGCAGAATTTGCTGCAAAATAATATTTCAGCATTCTTCCAGCATCTATGGCAAGCTGGTAATTGGATAAAGCAACCCCATCTTTTCCCAATTCATCATTGATCCTGCCCAAACGATAATAATACTCTGCCCGGTCTCGCCTAACAGTATAATCGGATTCTTTCTTGCCTGATAAGATTTCCAACCCTTTACTATAATAACCGCCATCAAATAAAAGCCGGGCCTTTAACAACGGCACATCTGGCACAGGAGAATTGGCCTCGTTTAGAGCCTGCTTATCTTTTTCCTGATAGGTATAACCTGCAGTTTTCACTTTGGTTATAAACGCAGAATAAGCCCCTGTATCGCCTTTTAACAAGGAAGACCAAGCTAAGTGCAAGTTTGCATCTTTAATGTAATTCACGCCCTTATTATGCAGTAAAAACAGATTAAAATAAGTAGTTGCCGAGTAATCCAATTTATTGAGCATTGCTTTCCCCAGTAAAAGGTCCAGATAAGGAAAGGGTTCATAGTAATTTCCGGAAGGTCTGTTCAATAAAATCTGGATGGCTTCGGCATTATGTCCGGTCTTTGCACAAACTGAGGCTTTCAGGTATGCTTTTAGCAAACTGCTATCTGCAATTCGCCCGGTATACTTCATGGTTTTCTGGTATGCACTTGGACTATGAGCGATATCATTCAACACAAACACATAGTAAAAGATAACCTCTTCATAAAAAGGTTCGTAGGTCGACTTGGGAAGGTTCTCTGCCAGATTATCCAGCATATTCATACCCGTTTGCAAATTGCCCCGGATCCCAAATGTAGCCAGTGTGCTTTTAAGCATTCCATCAGGTAAATTACCCAGGAAAGCATTGATTACCCCCAGGCCTTTAGCATTCAGATGGAAACCCGGGAATTTTTTTACGTTGTCCTGTAACAGACCATTTGCCTTTTTTATCTCTCTTGCAGCGGTAAAATACTCTCCATAACGTCCTCTGATCAATGCCCATTGCAGATTGATTTCAGCCTGCGCGTACAAGTAGTAAGGGGAATTTCTATCGTCTCCTTCAACCTGATCCAGCCGTTTTGACTTATTTTCTTTTAATTTATCAAAATCAGCTTTGCTTTCCGTGGTCAGCAAATGAAAATAATCGATGTAATTCTCCAGCAAAGGAATAATAGAATTATTGGGATTTATTTTCTTTTCATTTGCGATCAGCGCCTTTGCTGTAGTCAATTTTAACTCGAAAATATTCTGATAAGCCCTTAGACAATTCGCATTGAAGTCAAAATTGGCAAAAAGCGAAAAGGGACAGGTTAAAAAGAGCGTTAGAAAAACATATTTGGCATAAGAAAATTTTCTTTTAGACATAGGGTATCAAATCGGTCTGATCAATGATTAAAAAAACATAACGCAAGTTACCTAAGTATGTTTTAAAGAATAAAAAAAACAGGCATAAAAAAGGCCGGATAAAAATTCCGGCCTCTTTTGTATATAAGATCATTTTTTTATGCAGGAACAACTTCAAGTGTAAGGGCTTCATCAACAAGGATTCTTCCACAGTGCTCACAAACAATGATTTTTTTACGTTGACGAATGTCAAGCTGACGTTGAGGTGGGATCTGGTTGAAACATCCAGAACATGAATCACGGTCAATCGTTACGACTGCCAATCCGTTATTTGCGTTTCCTCTTAATCTATTGTAAGCTGTTAAAAGCCTTTCTTCGATTAGTGTTTCTGCTTTTTCAGATTTTTTAGCTAATGCCTGCTCTTCTTTTTCCGTTTCAGAAGTAATGGTTTGTAACTCTCCTCTTTTGATATCAAGATCTTTTCTTCTTGACTCTAAATCGGCAAGTGCTTTTTCATAAACCTCATTTTTAGTCACAATATCAAAACCAAACTCTCTGATTTTTTTCTCGCAAACCTGGATTTCAAGCGTTTGTATCTCGACCTCTTTAGTTAAGGCATCATACTCACGGTTGTTTTTAACATCTTTTAACTGGGTCTCATATTTTTTGATCAAGTTCTGAGCTTCTTTGATCATATTTTTACGTGTTACAATGGCATCTTCAGTATCATCCAATTCGCCTTTGAATTTTTGTATACGTGTTTCCAGGCCAGCAACTTCGTCCTCTAAATCGGCAACTTCCATTGGTAATTCACCACGTATTTGACGTATTTTATCGATCTTAGTATGCAGGGTTTGTAATTCGTATAAAGCTTTTAGCTTTTGCTCTACAGTTTGTTCCATTAAATGAAATAATTTATGGGGTTTGTGTTATGCTCCGTTAAACGGATTGCAAAGTTAGGAAATTTTTCTTGAATAATATCTATCAACAAATCAGATGTAAATTGTTCACTTTCAAAGTGTCCGATATCTGCAATGACTAATTTTTCATCTGCATCAAAAAACTCATGGTATTTAAAATCCGCGGTAACAAATGCATCCGCTCCCGCAGCAATTGCTTCTTTCAGCAAAAAGCTTCCGGATCCTCCACAAACAGCAACCTTACGGATTTTTTTTGGCAGCAACCCGGTATGTCTGATGACCACCGCATCCATTCTGTCTTTCACCAGGTTAAGAAATGCACGCCCTTCTATTCCTTCTTCCAGCCAGCCAATCATTCCTGCGCCAACTGTATCCAGTTTATTTTCCAGAGGATAGATATCATAAGCCACCTCTTCATAAGGATGATTTTCCAGTAAGGCCAGCAAAATCTTTCTTTCATCCTGAACGGTAAATATCGTTTCGATCCTGATTTCCTGCTCATGATGACGCAAACCTTGTTCGCCTACATAGGGATCAGTATCTTCATTTCCATTAAAGGTACCTGTTCCGTTGGCATTAAAACTGCACTCACTATAGTTACCAATTTCACCCGCTCCCGCAGCAAACAATGCATTTCTAAGCTCCGCCGCCTGGGCAACAGGACAAAAAGTAACCAATTTCTTTAGTAAAGCGCGCTTTGGGCTAAGTATTTTCGCGTTTTTTAGGCCAAGTCTTTTTGCAATTACCCCATTCACTCCATGCTTCACATGATCCAGATTCGTATGAATCGCATACAAAGCAATGTTATTTTTAATGGCTTTAAGCACTACCCGTTCTACATAGGTCTTTCCGGTAATCTTTTTAAGCCCTTTAAAGACGATAGGATGATGCGTGATGATCAAATTGCAATTTTGCTCAATGGCTTCATCTACAATGGCCTCTGTGCAATCCAATGCAACCAACGCAGCATGAACATCCATTTCCGGCTCGCCGATTAGCAAACCTGAATTATCATAGTCTTCCTGATAGTTCAGCGGAGCAAATGCTTCCAGATGTTTTATTAAAACGGATAACCTCATAAGCTGTAAATTTACAATTTGAATGACAGAAATTAAAATTATAATAAATCGGCCCTGGATTCAAAAAAAAGCCGGTACAAAGAATGCACCGGCTTTTCTTTAAAAATATTTCTATTGAAGATTTCCCATTTTTACCATTTGCAGACTTTCAAAAACCATTCGCTGATTGTATTCGAAAGCCAGGGTTTTGTGGTTGATCAAATCGATGATCGTTCCTATAAAACATAAACCTACAGTAAAGAAATACAAAACACCCATTCCAATTTGGTTGACAAGGAAACGAGGCAATCCAGGAACGAAAAAACCTAATATACAGTACAATACCATATCATCCGGATTTCTTCTTTTACTTCCATAAATCATTAAAAATCCTCTCAACTGTTGTTCACTAAATCCAGTAGTTGCAGTCTGCAAGTACGAATATTCCTGGGGTGTGATACCCGGCAATGACATAAATGGTGAATCAAACATATCTTTTCTCCTTATATTTTAATTTTCTATTATTAATTATTCTTCTGTTAACCAGTTCTATTATCCGATGACCAATGATCATCAGCGCCGGAATTCCGAACCAATGCTGTTCCAGGCTTTCTCTGATGTTTCCATGAAACAGCTGTGTGATCGCTCTTCCAATTCCACATCCCGGACACCAGTCAAAACCCATATTTGCCAACGGGCAAAGCGTAAAGTGATGAATATACCCATGTTTTACCGGTGCTGCAGCTGCCAGCAATACCAGGGCCGTGATCCAAAAGATCAATTCAA comes from the Pedobacter sp. FW305-3-2-15-E-R2A2 genome and includes:
- a CDS encoding LUD domain-containing protein, with the protein product MQENRSSKELMLKKIRKALLEKRDNPYPNLEDTPLYPKSDEMPEIMFAEELTAVSGNFIYCENGLEFIENILQLAEKFNWRKIYCWEPELQRLLSEYEFPFYQTDKDFELAEVGITLCEALIARNGSIMVSNENAAGRRLSIFPHHHIVIARTGQLVLDLKDAFKLIKNKYGDQLPSMISTITGPSRTADIEKTLVLGAHGPKELFVFLIDDFS
- the ftsH gene encoding ATP-dependent zinc metalloprotease FtsH; amino-acid sequence: MKENPNTKPKLIKRIPNIPKKPQKGSKFNIFWVYAAIILGLILLQFLFSADTTKDVTYRTFETQMLLPGDVEKLVAYKHEDLVKVEVYIKKDRLNTEKYKKYISKNNFGTANGPAVYFTSGSMDALDTQLRESQKNLPPDQQILAEKETRQSTFNSWFFTVIIPVLLFIGFWIFIMRRMGGGAGGGGGQIFNIGKSKATLFDKESQVNVTFNDVAGLEEAKQEVMEIVDFLKNPKKYTNLGGKIPKGALLVGSPGTGKTLLAKAVAGEAQVPFFSLSGSDFVEMFVGVGASRVRDLFKQAKDKAPCIIFIDEVDAIGRARGKNSMMGGNDERENTLNQLLVEMDGFGTDSGIIILAATNRPDVLDSALLRPGRFDRQISIDKPDLVGREQIFKVHLKPIKTDEVVDAKKLSAQTPGFAGAEIANVCNEAALIAARRNKESVDMQDFQDAIDRVIGGLEKKNKIISPEEKRIVAYHEAGHAIAGWFLEHADPLVKVSIVPRGVAALGYAQYLPKEQFLYTTEQLTDGMCMTMGGRVAEDIVFGKISTGAQNDLERITKLSYAMVTIYGMNSTIGNVSFHDPQNEYNFNKPYSEKTSELIDIEVRKLVEEVYIRTKQLLTDKRDGLEKLAQKLLEKEILFQADLEEILGKRPFDNRTTYDEFVNGTGDQKPAAEGLLHNGIGEATDIAAPTSPAQTES
- a CDS encoding DUF2752 domain-containing protein encodes the protein MKMLNRIPVELIFWITALVLLAAAAPVKHGYIHHFTLCPLANMGFDWCPGCGIGRAITQLFHGNIRESLEQHWFGIPALMIIGHRIIELVNRRIINNRKLKYKEKRYV
- a CDS encoding Nif3-like dinuclear metal center hexameric protein, with the protein product MRLSVLIKHLEAFAPLNYQEDYDNSGLLIGEPEMDVHAALVALDCTEAIVDEAIEQNCNLIITHHPIVFKGLKKITGKTYVERVVLKAIKNNIALYAIHTNLDHVKHGVNGVIAKRLGLKNAKILSPKRALLKKLVTFCPVAQAAELRNALFAAGAGEIGNYSECSFNANGTGTFNGNEDTDPYVGEQGLRHHEQEIRIETIFTVQDERKILLALLENHPYEEVAYDIYPLENKLDTVGAGMIGWLEEGIEGRAFLNLVKDRMDAVVIRHTGLLPKKIRKVAVCGGSGSFLLKEAIAAGADAFVTADFKYHEFFDADEKLVIADIGHFESEQFTSDLLIDIIQEKFPNFAIRLTEHNTNPINYFI
- a CDS encoding tetratricopeptide repeat protein, producing the protein MSKRKFSYAKYVFLTLFLTCPFSLFANFDFNANCLRAYQNIFELKLTTAKALIANEKKINPNNSIIPLLENYIDYFHLLTTESKADFDKLKENKSKRLDQVEGDDRNSPYYLYAQAEINLQWALIRGRYGEYFTAAREIKKANGLLQDNVKKFPGFHLNAKGLGVINAFLGNLPDGMLKSTLATFGIRGNLQTGMNMLDNLAENLPKSTYEPFYEEVIFYYVFVLNDIAHSPSAYQKTMKYTGRIADSSLLKAYLKASVCAKTGHNAEAIQILLNRPSGNYYEPFPYLDLLLGKAMLNKLDYSATTYFNLFLLHNKGVNYIKDANLHLAWSSLLKGDTGAYSAFITKVKTAGYTYQEKDKQALNEANSPVPDVPLLKARLLFDGGYYSKGLEILSGKKESDYTVRRDRAEYYYRLGRINDELGKDGVALSNYQLAIDAGRMLKYYFAANSALQMGKIYERQKNYSKAKASFNTAIQMKNHEYESSIETQAKAGLNRIK
- a CDS encoding C4-type zinc ribbon domain-containing protein; protein product: MEQTVEQKLKALYELQTLHTKIDKIRQIRGELPMEVADLEDEVAGLETRIQKFKGELDDTEDAIVTRKNMIKEAQNLIKKYETQLKDVKNNREYDALTKEVEIQTLEIQVCEKKIREFGFDIVTKNEVYEKALADLESRRKDLDIKRGELQTITSETEKEEQALAKKSEKAETLIEERLLTAYNRLRGNANNGLAVVTIDRDSCSGCFNQIPPQRQLDIRQRKKIIVCEHCGRILVDEALTLEVVPA
- a CDS encoding ketoacyl-ACP synthase III: MGEKRNIHSVIIGTGSYIPENIISGDAFLNSTFYDNGVALDKDIHEIINKFTEITEIKERRYIDDNLTSSDMAVIAAQRAVDHAGIDKESLDHIIFCHNFGDVKLGSNRMDILPALAAKVKQMLQIENPDCVAYDLIFGCPGWVQGAIQANYLIQSGDASRVMVIGAETLSRITDAHDRDTMIFSDGAAAVIFEAKSSAEDLGIIAHKTQTYAVNFGSLLTMGKSNNPAETNGNMYLKMNGRKLYEFAVTNVPQVVKKAIDKAEIDIKDIKIVFIHQANGKMDHAIMKRLFKLYDIDTVPDNLVPMSICWLGNSSVATVPTLLDLVWKGNVNGYQINKGDYAVFASVGAGMHINAFVYRF
- a CDS encoding TM2 domain-containing protein, yielding MFDSPFMSLPGITPQEYSYLQTATTGFSEQQLRGFLMIYGSKRRNPDDMVLYCILGFFVPGLPRFLVNQIGMGVLYFFTVGLCFIGTIIDLINHKTLAFEYNQRMVFESLQMVKMGNLQ